One window of the Herbiconiux sp. L3-i23 genome contains the following:
- a CDS encoding ATP-dependent helicase: MSNTVETDSPLLDGLNPQQREAVLYRGQALLIVAGAGSGKTSVLTRRVAGLLESREAYPSQILAITFTNKAAAEMRERVKHLVGRAADGMWISTFHSACVRILRREAEQFGYSKNFTIYDSGDSRALLKRIIKQREADVLGFTVPSTAAKISKLKNELADADSYSRQANFNDPNEVMFVQIFRDYARELSAANAFDFDDLIAQTVFLFRAFPHVAAEYQKRFRHILVDEYQDTNHAQYSLIRELTKPPQDVDAGLFASTEGASLTVVGDSDQSIYAFRGADIRNIVEFERDFPGARVVLLEQNYRSTQNILSAANAVISNNFDRKAKNLWTAVGDGEKIVGYTGYTGHDEAQFVADEIQRLREGGTAYQDMAVFYRTNSQTRALEEIFIRSAIPYRVVGGTKFYERAEIKDAMAYLVSVANPADTLAVRRILNTPKRGIGPATETSIATFAENNGMTFREALRYATELGLGPKVRGSIAELSDLLDEATVLSETRADGSGVPEVLGLLLTKSGYIDALRASRDPQDEARAENIEELIAVTKEFQRSNPEGTLLDFLTEVSLVAAADELDDNSGSVSLMTLHTAKGLEFDAVFLTGVEEDLLPHRMSAGEPGGPAEERRLFYVGITRARKRLFISLAMTRAQYGDVSVALPSRYLQEIPAELIDWKQSPGMATSRGGTQPRALNARRDGYGGSYSVPASRGTQRDKPKTEWANRVTGQMRDNSSLELAAGDRIRHVDFGDGNVLAVTGEGAKRIAEVQFDTAGRKRLLIKVAPIEKV; the protein is encoded by the coding sequence ATGAGCAACACTGTCGAGACCGATTCCCCCCTCCTCGACGGACTCAATCCGCAGCAGCGCGAGGCCGTGCTCTACCGGGGCCAGGCGTTGCTGATCGTCGCGGGTGCCGGGTCCGGCAAGACGAGTGTGCTCACCCGTCGGGTCGCCGGACTGCTCGAGAGTCGTGAGGCGTATCCGAGCCAGATCCTCGCCATCACCTTCACCAACAAGGCCGCCGCCGAGATGCGCGAGCGCGTGAAGCACCTCGTCGGCCGGGCCGCCGACGGCATGTGGATCTCGACCTTCCACTCCGCGTGCGTGCGCATCCTCCGCCGCGAAGCCGAGCAGTTCGGCTACAGCAAGAACTTCACCATCTACGACTCGGGCGACTCGCGGGCCCTGCTGAAGCGCATCATCAAGCAGCGCGAAGCCGATGTCCTCGGCTTCACCGTTCCGTCGACCGCGGCGAAGATCTCGAAGCTCAAGAACGAGCTCGCCGACGCCGACAGCTACTCGCGGCAGGCGAACTTCAACGACCCCAACGAGGTCATGTTCGTGCAGATCTTCCGCGACTACGCGCGGGAGCTCTCGGCGGCGAACGCCTTCGACTTCGACGACCTGATCGCGCAGACGGTGTTCCTGTTCCGCGCCTTCCCCCACGTGGCGGCCGAATACCAGAAGCGGTTCCGGCACATCCTCGTCGACGAGTACCAGGACACCAACCACGCCCAGTACTCCCTGATCCGCGAACTCACGAAACCGCCGCAGGACGTCGACGCCGGTCTGTTCGCCTCGACCGAGGGCGCGTCGCTGACGGTCGTCGGCGACTCCGACCAGTCGATCTACGCCTTCCGCGGCGCCGACATCCGCAACATCGTCGAATTCGAACGCGATTTCCCGGGGGCCCGAGTGGTGCTGCTCGAGCAGAACTACCGGTCGACCCAGAACATCCTCAGTGCGGCCAACGCGGTCATCTCGAACAATTTCGATCGCAAGGCCAAGAATCTGTGGACCGCCGTCGGCGACGGCGAGAAGATCGTCGGCTACACCGGATACACGGGGCACGACGAGGCGCAATTCGTGGCCGACGAGATCCAGCGTCTGCGCGAAGGCGGAACCGCCTACCAGGACATGGCCGTCTTCTACCGCACCAATTCGCAGACCCGTGCGCTCGAAGAAATCTTCATCCGCTCCGCCATCCCCTACCGCGTCGTCGGCGGCACGAAGTTCTACGAGCGCGCCGAGATCAAGGACGCCATGGCGTACCTCGTCTCGGTCGCGAACCCCGCCGACACCCTCGCCGTGCGCCGCATCCTCAACACCCCGAAGCGCGGCATCGGCCCCGCCACCGAGACCTCCATCGCGACCTTCGCCGAGAACAACGGAATGACCTTCCGCGAGGCGCTGCGGTACGCGACCGAGCTGGGTCTCGGCCCGAAGGTGCGGGGATCGATCGCCGAGCTGTCCGACCTCCTCGACGAGGCGACCGTGCTCTCCGAGACCCGCGCCGACGGATCGGGGGTGCCCGAGGTGCTGGGGCTGCTGCTCACGAAGAGCGGCTACATCGACGCTCTCCGGGCCTCGCGCGACCCGCAGGACGAGGCGCGCGCCGAGAACATCGAAGAGCTCATCGCCGTGACGAAGGAGTTCCAGCGGAGCAACCCCGAGGGCACCCTGCTCGACTTCCTGACCGAGGTCTCCCTCGTCGCCGCCGCCGACGAGCTCGACGACAACTCCGGCTCCGTCTCGCTGATGACGCTGCATACCGCGAAGGGCCTCGAGTTCGACGCCGTCTTCCTGACCGGCGTTGAAGAGGACCTGCTGCCGCACCGCATGTCCGCGGGGGAGCCGGGCGGTCCCGCCGAGGAGCGGCGACTCTTCTACGTCGGCATCACCCGCGCCCGCAAGCGCTTGTTCATCTCGCTGGCCATGACGCGTGCACAATACGGCGACGTGTCGGTGGCGCTGCCGAGTCGGTACCTCCAGGAGATCCCCGCCGAGCTGATCGATTGGAAGCAGTCGCCCGGCATGGCGACGAGCCGTGGCGGCACCCAGCCGCGCGCGCTCAACGCGAGACGCGACGGGTACGGCGGCTCGTACAGCGTGCCGGCGTCGCGGGGAACGCAGCGCGACAAGCCGAAGACCGAGTGGGCCAACCGGGTCACCGGTCAGATGCGCGACAACTCGTCGCTGGAGCTGGCGGCCGGCGACCGCATCCGGCACGTCGACTTCGGCGACGGCAACGTGCTCGCCGTCACCGGCGAAGGGGCGAAGCGCATCGCAGAGGTGCAGTTCGACACGGCGGGACGCAAGCGTCTGCTGATCAAGGTCGCGCCCATCGAGAAGGTCTGA
- a CDS encoding Bax inhibitor-1/YccA family protein produces MALSNPAFANSPAFNGRGVDGAVNASAQELDELYARPSATPDQTDRMSYEDTIVKTVGLFAVLLVTAAVGWFIPALMILGLIGGLVLGLVNSFKKQPSAGLIFAYAAFEGLFVGGISAMFDLIWPGVVVQAVIATLVTVGVVLALFASGKVRASAKATKIFLVAIVAYGAFSLINLGMMLFNAPIAGGPFGILSNEVFGIPLGVIIGALAVLLASYSLVLDFDFVKRGVESGAPRKFGWQAGFGIMVTVVWLYVEFLRIFALTRE; encoded by the coding sequence ATGGCCCTGTCCAACCCGGCATTCGCCAACAGCCCCGCCTTCAACGGCCGCGGCGTCGACGGAGCGGTGAACGCGTCGGCGCAGGAGCTCGACGAGCTCTATGCGCGCCCGTCGGCCACCCCCGACCAGACCGACCGCATGAGCTACGAGGACACGATCGTCAAGACGGTCGGCCTCTTCGCCGTCCTGCTCGTCACCGCCGCCGTCGGCTGGTTCATCCCCGCCCTGATGATCCTCGGCCTCATCGGCGGACTCGTCCTCGGCCTGGTGAACAGCTTCAAGAAGCAGCCGTCGGCCGGCCTGATCTTCGCTTACGCGGCCTTCGAGGGTCTCTTCGTCGGAGGCATCTCGGCGATGTTCGATCTCATCTGGCCGGGCGTCGTCGTCCAGGCCGTGATCGCGACCCTCGTCACCGTGGGCGTCGTGCTCGCTCTGTTCGCGAGCGGCAAGGTCCGCGCCTCGGCGAAGGCGACGAAGATCTTCCTCGTCGCGATCGTCGCCTATGGCGCCTTCTCGCTGATCAACCTCGGCATGATGCTCTTCAACGCGCCCATCGCGGGCGGCCCCTTCGGCATCCTCTCGAACGAAGTGTTCGGCATCCCGTTGGGCGTCATCATCGGTGCTCTCGCGGTGCTGCTCGCCTCCTACTCGCTGGTCCTCGACTTCGATTTCGTGAAGCGCGGCGTCGAGTCGGGCGCCCCTCGCAAGTTCGGCTGGCAGGCGGGCTTCGGCATCATGGTCACCGTCGTGTGGCTGTATGTCGAGTTCCTGCGCATCTTCGCCCTCACGCGCGAGTGA
- the phoA gene encoding alkaline phosphatase codes for MKHSIKLAAAGAGVAILFSGITAPAAFAAPDEVGGSTRHDESQAEQLLLDSIQTGPAKNVILLIGDGMGDSEITIARNYQYGAGGELPGIDALPLTGQYTTYSLYRDGTPNAGKADYVPDSAATGTGWATGTKTFDNAVGVDIRNAARDNIVEIAKANGMRTGNVTTSEIQDATPAVMGAHVAARSCYGPDSTSCGSDALEAGGLGSISEQLLDTRADLTMGGGAASFAQLAKAGPWQGDSLLDQAADRGFQVVDDAAGLAAVTTASQDQPVLGLFADGNFPTRFASTTATVGGADTPTTCSPNPDALSSDLNLANLTTKAIDLLDDPASENGFFLQVEGASIDKRDHGADACGQIGETLDLDEAVQAALDFAQADGETLVIVTADHSHTSQIVDSTPPGLSTALTTVGDGTVMKISYGTAAPGGSQQHTGSQLRIAGYGPGAANIVGLTDQTDNFFTITGALELNRDVAALSAAASGTLVGNSGDSSPTVLAPGEAFEIDAAGFAGDRQLSPTTSTGGTVAPAKADLIYGTTTLTGTAPTTPGDYTVTLTPNRTGKVITVAYSVTADGAPVSGGTIPTGNGSPTGSGSPASDIASTGLAALPYLAIALVLMAAGAAAVIVRRRQHA; via the coding sequence ATGAAGCACTCCATCAAGCTCGCTGCTGCGGGCGCGGGTGTGGCGATCCTGTTCTCAGGAATCACCGCGCCGGCCGCCTTCGCCGCCCCCGACGAGGTCGGCGGGTCGACCCGTCACGACGAGTCGCAGGCCGAGCAGCTACTCCTCGACTCCATCCAGACCGGCCCGGCCAAGAACGTCATCCTCCTGATCGGCGACGGCATGGGCGACTCCGAGATCACCATCGCCCGCAACTACCAGTACGGCGCGGGCGGCGAGCTGCCCGGCATCGACGCGCTGCCGCTGACCGGCCAGTACACGACGTACTCCCTCTACCGCGACGGCACCCCGAATGCCGGCAAGGCCGACTACGTGCCCGACTCCGCGGCAACGGGCACGGGCTGGGCGACCGGCACGAAGACGTTCGACAACGCAGTGGGTGTCGACATCCGCAACGCCGCACGCGACAACATCGTCGAGATCGCCAAGGCCAACGGGATGCGCACCGGCAACGTGACGACCTCGGAGATCCAGGACGCCACCCCCGCGGTGATGGGTGCACACGTCGCGGCCCGCTCCTGCTACGGACCCGACAGCACCTCCTGCGGCAGCGACGCGCTCGAGGCCGGCGGTCTGGGCTCGATCAGCGAGCAGCTGCTCGACACCCGCGCCGACCTGACGATGGGTGGCGGCGCCGCGTCGTTCGCCCAGCTTGCCAAGGCCGGTCCGTGGCAGGGCGACTCGTTGCTCGACCAGGCGGCCGACCGGGGCTTCCAGGTCGTGGACGACGCGGCCGGGCTCGCCGCCGTGACGACCGCCAGCCAGGATCAGCCGGTGCTCGGCCTGTTCGCCGATGGCAACTTCCCGACCCGTTTCGCGTCGACCACCGCGACCGTGGGCGGCGCGGACACGCCGACCACATGCTCGCCCAACCCTGACGCGCTCAGCTCGGACCTCAACCTCGCGAACCTCACGACCAAGGCCATCGATCTTCTCGACGACCCGGCATCCGAGAACGGCTTCTTCCTTCAGGTCGAAGGCGCGAGCATCGACAAGCGCGACCACGGCGCCGACGCGTGCGGCCAGATCGGTGAGACCCTCGACCTGGACGAGGCGGTTCAGGCCGCCCTCGACTTCGCGCAGGCCGACGGCGAGACCCTCGTCATCGTGACCGCCGACCACTCGCACACGAGCCAGATCGTCGACTCGACGCCTCCCGGACTGTCGACCGCGCTGACCACCGTCGGCGACGGCACCGTCATGAAGATCTCGTACGGCACCGCGGCACCCGGCGGATCGCAGCAGCACACCGGATCCCAGCTGCGCATCGCCGGATACGGGCCGGGCGCGGCGAACATCGTCGGGCTCACCGACCAGACGGACAACTTCTTCACGATCACCGGGGCCCTCGAGCTCAACCGCGACGTCGCCGCCCTGAGCGCCGCCGCGTCCGGCACGCTCGTCGGGAACAGCGGTGACAGTTCACCGACCGTGCTCGCCCCGGGCGAGGCGTTCGAGATCGACGCCGCAGGATTCGCCGGAGACCGTCAGCTGAGCCCGACGACCAGCACCGGAGGAACCGTCGCCCCGGCGAAGGCGGACCTGATCTACGGGACGACGACGCTGACCGGCACCGCGCCGACGACGCCCGGCGACTACACCGTCACTCTCACCCCCAACCGCACAGGCAAGGTCATCACGGTCGCCTACTCCGTGACGGCCGACGGCGCTCCCGTCTCGGGCGGCACCATCCCGACCGGCAACGGCTCGCCCACCGGTAGCGGTTCGCCGGCGTCGGACATCGCCAGCACCGGGCTTGCGGCGCTGCCCTACCTCGCCATCGCGCTCGTGCTGATGGCTGCGGGAGCCGCGGCGGTCATCGTGCGCCGCCGCCAGCACGCCTAA
- a CDS encoding DUF1905 domain-containing protein, translating into MTSPPRSWDCRAELVPWDATHTAWVFAALPQQVSDEIDAAAVVKGGFGSVKVVVGLGAHTWSTSVFPDSGRACYVLPVKKAIRTAEGLELGDVVNLRIDLAN; encoded by the coding sequence ATGACCTCACCCCCGCGGTCCTGGGATTGCCGTGCGGAACTCGTTCCATGGGATGCGACCCACACGGCATGGGTGTTCGCCGCGTTGCCTCAGCAGGTCTCCGATGAGATCGACGCGGCGGCGGTGGTCAAGGGCGGTTTCGGGTCGGTGAAGGTCGTTGTCGGTCTCGGCGCGCACACGTGGTCGACCTCAGTCTTCCCCGACTCGGGTCGCGCCTGCTATGTGTTGCCTGTGAAGAAGGCCATCCGCACGGCCGAGGGTCTCGAACTCGGCGATGTCGTCAATCTGCGCATCGACCTGGCGAACTGA